The DNA segment CCTCCCCGCGGGAGTTCGTCGGAACGCGCACGATCGCGGCGCCGCCCGTCGGGCTCGAGACGATCTGCGGCGCGGTCGTCTTGAGGTATGTCATCGGATCCTCCGACCGGAGGAGAGGCGAGCGGCCCACGTACGACGGAGGGCCGAGGACGAGGAGGACGCGGCCCCGGTCCGAGAGCGAGCCGCGCGTCGTCTCCGTCGAGAAGTGCGCCTCGGCGTACTGCACGCGCCGGTAGAACTCGCGCTCGGCCTCGTTGTCGGGCGTGGCGGGGTCCGGGTCGAACTTCTTCCAGAACCGGAAGACCCACTCCCGCCGCGCGGCGTCGTCCCCGAGCGCCGCGAACTCCTTCTTCTCGGGTTCCGTCAGGAGGAAGGAGACCGCGGTGGCGGGCCACGCCGGGTCGCCCGTGTACTGGGGGACCGTCCCTTCGTCCGGCAGAGTCGTGCCGAGGCCGGGGAGCCCGGGCGGCGGCGGCGCCGGGTTGCGCCTCTCGGCGGCCGTGCGCTGGGCGTCGAAGAAGATGCAGTAGCTCTTCGGGTACGCGCCCGGGTCGATGGTGGCCTCGGGCTGGAACTCGAAGTAGCGCGCGAGCTCCTGGCGCGCGCGGGCCTCGTCCTTCCTTTCCCACGCGACGGCCGCCGCGTAGAAGTGGTAGACGGGGAGGATCTTCGGCACGGCCGCCTCGCGCCCGGGCGCGGCGGCCAGTTCGAGGAGGCGCCGGAGAGCGGCGTCCGCCTCGTCCCACCGCTTCTCCTTGTAGGCTTTCTTCGCCTCGAGGAGCGAGAGGAGGAGGGGATCCTCCGCGGCGCGCGAGGGGATCGCGGCGAGGAGGGCTGCGAGAAGGAGCGCCGGGAGACGACGGAGGGCCACTTGGGAACCTCTGCCGGACCAGCTTAGCATCGGCCTCATGAGCGACTCCAGCGTCACGACCACCTCCGGCCTCCCCGTGAAAGCTGCTTACGGCCCCGCGGACGTGCCGGCCGGCTGGGATCCCGGAAAGCCCGGCGCGGCGCCGTTCACGCGCGGCACGCTGCCCGGCGGCTATCGCACGAAGCTCTGGACGATGCGGCAGTACGCGGGCTTCTCGAGCGCGAAGGAATCCAACCGCCGGTACCGCTTCCTGCTCGACCGCGGCCAGAGCGGCCTCTCCGTCGCGTTCGACCTCCCGACGCAGATCGGCTACGACTCGGACCACGCGCTCGCGCGCGGCGAGGTCGGCAAGGTCGGCGTTCCGATCGCGTCGCTCGAGGACATGGAGACGCTGCTCGACGGGATCCCGCTGGACGCCGTGTCGATCTCGATGACGATCAACGCGACCGCGTCGATCCTGCTTTCGCTCCTGCTCGCCGTCGCGAAGGGGAGGGGCACGCCGTGGGCGAGGCTCTCCGGCACGATCCAGAACGACATCCTCAAGGAGTACGCGGCCCGCGGCACGTATGCCTTCCCGCCGAAGCCCTCGATGCGGCTCGTTACGGACGTCTTCGCGTTCTGCCAGAAGGAAGTTCCGCGCTGGAACACGATCT comes from the Acidobacteriota bacterium genome and includes:
- a CDS encoding GWxTD domain-containing protein; its protein translation is MALRRLPALLLAALLAAIPSRAAEDPLLLSLLEAKKAYKEKRWDEADAALRRLLELAAAPGREAAVPKILPVYHFYAAAVAWERKDEARARQELARYFEFQPEATIDPGAYPKSYCIFFDAQRTAAERRNPAPPPPGLPGLGTTLPDEGTVPQYTGDPAWPATAVSFLLTEPEKKEFAALGDDAARREWVFRFWKKFDPDPATPDNEAEREFYRRVQYAEAHFSTETTRGSLSDRGRVLLVLGPPSYVGRSPLLRSEDPMTYLKTTAPQIVSSPTGGAAIVRVPTNSRGEVTPGDIEGDVEIWYYRQDRVPKGLPFQELRYRFISKKGYGDAVFQKDAREMISLQRAARLLRTGS